CATAAAGCCACGTTGGCCAATCATAAGCCTGGAACCTGAAGTCAATCAAAGGAGAAATCTCTGGTTTCACCATCTACACAACAACACTGATGCTGGAGTTTGTAAAAATCCTCAGCCCAGGCGGAGTTTTCAAACAAGTTTGGGTCCAGTGATCGAGTGCTGCGCCTGAGTGTGGACGATCGGCCAAACCACATAGAAAAATGTGCGGTTTTGAAGATACCCGCGTTGGTGTGGACAGGGCCTTAACACGCTGATGTTATTTTCCACTGATAATGGTCAGGATTGCTTTCTGATTACATATTGACTTCAGCTGGTGTCCTGGCTTTCCGTGTCTTTTTGAACTTCCAGttcttcatgtgttcaatactttaTCACTGCGTCATTGCACTTTTCTTCATTtctgaacatttgttttttgttttctttgtaatcATGGATAACTTTGGTTGTTCCCGATACGAAAACCACAGAGCCCTTAAATATCTGCACAAACATGACGGCAGGCGCTTGAAGATGTCTAGCTGACTGTTATATATGAGAATCAAACCTGAGAAACACCTTTAAGCTTCATTTTTGTCAGCCGTTGTGTTCGTAACTTGCAGCTTTTCCAAAGTTTTCTACAGATTTGTTTTGGGGTGTCGAATGAACCAGTGATGTTTGTCCTAACtttgaggtcagaggtcacagaaCTCTCTGGTGTTCACCACTGGAGCATTTCTTCCCTCAATATTACAGATAACTGATTTCCAGCGCAGAGATTTTCTCCGTCAGGATTTGATCTGCTCTTTGTGCTCCATTGCGAGCAGCTGTGGGTTCGGGGTTCAGACTGATGGAGCGGTCACCTTCTGCTCTTCCAGTGTCCCGCTGGCACCCGTTCTTCCTACCGCTGAGCTCCGTCTTCTCATCGCTCTTCATCTCTCCAGTCACGTTGCCTTTCTCTGTGTCATTCAGAAGATTTCTGGGTTCCAGTTCCCTTCGGATCTCTTCCAACGGTACGGCCATCATTCCCGTCCCCCGCTGTTGATCCCGGTTGTCGACACGTCGAGATGACCGACACAGAGCTTTCCTGAAGCCCCTTTTAAAGTTGTCTGACAGAAAGCCGTAAAGAATAGGATTAGCGCAGCTGTTGGCGTAAGACAGAACCACCACAAAATAATAGAGTCCGCGGAAATCTCCCGGGAGCAGAACCAACAGGTTCACGATGTTCAATACGTAAAACGGTAACCAGCAGAACACGAACACCGCCACGACAATCACCACCATCCGCGTGATCTTGCGCTCCGACTTTCTGCGTCTGAGAGAAGAGACTCGGACCCTGCGGCTGGAGCTGCGTACCTTCACCACGATCAGCAGATAGCACAGGCAGATCACTGTCAGTGGACCGAAAAATCCCACCGTCGCCGTGTAGATAATAAAAGTGGCTTTCCACACCTCTGCTGGCTCTGGCCACACGATGCTGCAGTTTCCATCGTCCTTCAGAACGTCCGCAAACACCACCACGGGCAGAACGACCACGAACGACACCGCCCAGACCGTGCCATTCACTGCTTTCGCCAACCGCGGCTGGCGCCACCTAGAGGATCGGAGGGGATGCACTACAGCCAGATATCTGTCGATGCTCATCACGGTCAGGCAGAAGATGCTGGTGAACTGATTTATGGCGTCCACTGTCATCACAAGACGACACATCAAAGAACCGAAGGGCCAGGAGAGGAGAGCGTTTTGCACGGCGAGAAAAGGTAAACCCAACATGAAGAGTTCATCGGCTATGGCCAGGTTTAGGATGTAGATGTTGGTCACAGATTCAGCTTGAGAATATCGCAGCACGATGTGAATAACAAGAGTGTTTCCGATCAGGCCGACTATACACACAGTGATGTAGATCAGAGGGATGAGCACACTTGCAGCGTCTGGCACATTTGGGAAGTTGTCCGGAGACAGATCGTTGGGAGAGGAATGTGAAGGAGAGGAGGTTTGAGTGAGATCTGAAGAGTTGCTCCAGACGTCTTCTGAGGGCCGGGAGATAAAGCTGAGGGTCGATGTCATTCTGTGGATCTCCATCACTACAACTCATTCAAACATCTGATCTCAGCATCCGCTCATGACACCTGCAAGAGAGAAAACACTGACGTCATTACACATTCAAATGATCCAAATGaaaatttcaaaatcaaatcttcacctcacacacatttattttgctcttCCCTTCTGTCACGCTTGATTTTTGTGTGTTGTCTTGCGCAAGTCTTCTTCTCTTGTGTTTGACATGTGGgttaaaaacatgacacatgatgacagaacttttagaTTTAAAGGTGTGAAAACACAGAATGCCCAAACACGCTTCATGTGTGTCTACACAAACTGAATCATATAAGGCAGAACATGCATCAGGTTCAGGAACAAACACATTAATGAGAGAATTGAAGGTGTACTAACAATTTAACTCGTTGTTTTTGCAGGTAAGAGTCACGTCTGAGCTTCATGAACTCTACATGATGATGGTGTTTGTGGGTCTCATCTCGTCTCTCTCTAATGCACATTAATGAAGACTCTCTCACAGACACAGAACGATGAGGATGAACACATGACTCAAACCACACGACACTTCATTAAGACTTCAGGTGGGATGAAAACATGCAGAATAAATGGTGTTTCTCTCTCGGTGGAGATCCGTTCTCGTGTGTCTGTGTAAGTGACACCAATTACAGCGTCTGGCCGGGGATTTCAAAGGCACGCCGTCATTATTTTGCCTGTTATTCTGCTGTTTTGATTTAGAACTGCTTTTAGGATCAATTCAACAGTGCCGGAAGCTTCTATAGAGAGAACACAAGAGATGAGTGCAGACATGAGTCATTTAGTGTTTGTTATGACTGGAATCTGATCTGCTGCCATGAGTCTCCAGTGAAGTCAATGCTGCCGTCTCACCTCAACATCATCTCAagagtgtctgtctgtcagcATCACTGTGAGCTGCACTGAACTACATTTAGATATAGAGTGAAATAATGAAAGAGAGcagacacaacacaacacacatcatgtTCATTGAGTTCTCTAGAAGACTGCACTAATGTGAAAGGCAAATCACAGATAAGATCTCGAACGTCCCAGTTATTTCTCTAAgagatcaatgagattaaatcgAAACTTTTACTTAAATCTCATCTGTGATATCTCACTTGAGAGTCAAAAATCTGAGTTTGAGATGAGATGTCAAcagtgtgtcaaactgagctcagatcaAAAGTCATTATGATTGAAGATCTCAAAAtcatctcaaacatttctcatcacattgactCAAATCAGATGATTTCACCTCTACAGTCTACATTGATGTACAGCTCCACACTCTTCATGTGTTCACACACTCTTTTTACTTCTGctgaaacatctgagactaaatGGAGACTTAAATGATTTCAGGTCAAATGTCTTCTATATACATGTGTGCATTTGTCAGACACTTGTGTTTAAAGCGCTAACAGCACAGTCAATGAGATGTGAGAGATTTAGAGCTTTATATTTCTATGTGTTAAAGTCATGTTGGGGTTAAGCTGATGTTTAGGTGTAATAGTGGAAGTGTTGAGCTGGATGTGGTTTGATTGACACTTATTGTTCTTCATTCTGTTCAGATAAAGAACGCTTTAACAGATCACGCCTAATCTCACTGACACACAATCATGAAAAACACAATCTCCCTTCCTgacgtttgtgtgtttgtgtgcgcttCTATTGTCCTTTATTCTTTTATGCTCTTTTACACGCTGCGCATGTTGTGTCTCCACGGCGACAAACGGAGGCGTACTTCCCTTTTAATGTTTACTGGTGGgcgagcttgtgtgtgtgtgtgtttgggatcCCAGTTACTGTGCTGAGAgagaacacatacacacacgaacGTACGCACACAAagtgaggatgatgatgatgatgatgaaggagTTTGTACAGTCTGTTTTTTGTTGATCTTTTGTGTTATGTAAGACGTATGGCAGcattcattaaaacacatttttcagacacatttaaacacatcacAACAGTGTGTAAACGCTCAGCTGAAGCTGTAAATGTCAATAGAATAAATCGCTCACACAACTCCACAGCAGATTGTTCAGAGAGAGTTTAGATCATCATCGATGCCGGTGAGGATAGAACAACTGACATTTATATCAGAAACACATATGAGTGTAAGTGTGTGCAGGAGCGTTGTTAACCGCCACACAAACCATGCAAGTGAGTAAGGCCCCACAAGCTAGGGAGGTCCTTAGTGACTGCAAGCGGTGAAATCATTGAGGCTTGATTTAAACACTCAGATATACGCAATACGATGCGCACGTATCACTGGTgctcaaaaagaaaagaaatctaATTCTAATTTTAAGAATATAGCAAAGCAACGTTATGAAAAGAAGCATGATAAGAAGAATCTTGCaactttacatatttacatacacacatagctttactctctGTATCAtcatgttatgtttattgtattgtaattcttaattttttatacccataggcccttatttaactcatctgtgctcctgtctccaaaacaaattcctagtatgtgcaaacatacttggccaTAAAGcactttctgattctgattcttgTTTACTTTCTTATGCTGTAGCTAGAAGCATTCTGTGTTAttctgaatgaaacaaaaacaagaaggtttatttttttaacaaaaagtagTGACTTTTGTGCTGATATGTGGTTCgaagtaaaataaatccagtttataCTTGTATGTTTATACCTAATTAATTCCATGTACTCAATACTGCTGTGCAATTCAAACCAAAATGTAAGGCAATGTGCGGAGGGTCTCAGGTCTAGGGCCCCCAAAATGGTAAAGACGCccctgagtgtgtgtgtgtgtgtgtgtatgcgtgtgtgtttttgtgtgcatgcgtgcatgcgcgtgtgtgtgttggtgcgtgtgtgtgtgtgcgtgtgtgtgtgaatcagAGATGTTAGTTGAGACGCTGGAGTGTTTGATGGAGGTTTATTAATGGTTGTGAATTGAGCAGTGTCAGTGTGAACAGATGTGGAGGTTAATCTGGATTATCAATGGATCTGTGAACAAGAGCTTCAGTGTTTATTATCTTCAGTCAAATCGCTGCTATTGAAACAAACCCTTTCGGTGGAATCTCGTGCATCACAAACATCTGCCATCCCCTATCAGTGATCAGTCATTACCACAGCTCTTAAACCGTTTCATCTTTATTTGAGAATTCAATACgtttcactttaaaaagaaTGAAGTGCATTCGTCATTTATAACGCACTTCACATGCAAATGTGAGTCACACATGAATCTATCCTAGTGGATGTAAAGTAACACTCAACGTTtagtttggtttatattcagcACCTGTAACTTGTGAGCACACAAAACCGTTTCAGGAAACATGTTTCAGTGTGAATCACATGGAAGAACTTTAATAAAGAACCAGCCGTCACACTTCTTTTAAGAGTGAATTGCTGCACATGTGAGTTTGTGTAATATTCAACAGCTGTTATACACAGAGATGAACCCGTCTGAGCTATAGGATGAGTGCTTTACTAAATGACCTTGAGTATATTTCACTCAGAAGGTTCAATAAACCTGAAAAGTTAGTACaaagtcaaaataaaactgttatttaaatagtagttttcatttctgcatttggtTTCAAATATTGTGATATTATTGTTGTCTAAAGTGAACCTTGTGTATTGAGTTGTATTGATGCAGTCTTAGATCAGTGTGAGATGACTTTCAACTGAATGTCtgcatttataatgttttaaatctgATCTAATGTTCAACAGTAGTGTGTCAGTATCACAGCGAGAGGATGTTAACCTGATAAACCCTTCAGAATATTTCTTTATCTTTACATAGACACGGTGATGTATAAATGGGCAATTCTGTGGAATTGCCCATACAAAGTTAATCGTCTCCCCAAAAAATTTTGgtgcatgtttattttcctttatttcgcgttttgaatagattttttttcatatacttttttatgtttagactctacCAACAAGGgttcagaaaaatataaacagagagTTTAATATAAT
This DNA window, taken from Triplophysa dalaica isolate WHDGS20190420 chromosome 6, ASM1584641v1, whole genome shotgun sequence, encodes the following:
- the si:zfos-169g10.2 gene encoding somatostatin receptor type 5 gives rise to the protein MKSVELYINVDCRGETAALTSLETHGSRSDSNAASVLIPLIYITVCIVGLIGNTLVIHIVLRYSQAESVTNIYILNLAIADELFMLGLPFLAVQNALLSWPFGSLMCRLVMTVDAINQFTSIFCLTVMSIDRYLAVVHPLRSSRWRQPRLAKAVNGTVWAVSFVVVLPVVVFADVLKDDGNCSIVWPEPAEVWKATFIIYTATVGFFGPLTVICLCYLLIVVKVRSSSRRVRVSSLRRRKSERKITRMVVIVVAVFVFCWLPFYVLNIVNLLVLLPGDFRGLYYFVVVLSYANSCANPILYGFLSDNFKRGFRKALCRSSRRVDNRDQQRGTGMMAVPLEEIRRELEPRNLLNDTEKGNVTGEMKSDEKTELSGRKNGCQRDTGRAEGDRSISLNPEPTAARNGAQRADQILTEKISALEISYL